In Podarcis raffonei isolate rPodRaf1 chromosome 8, rPodRaf1.pri, whole genome shotgun sequence, the genomic window TTTATCCACCTGCCTGGGGAAGGAACAGCTCCCAACGCCAGCCTGTACTGAGGgcaagggagggggggggaggatttccCACAAGAAATCCTGGTGCCATGACGTATGGGAGGATTGGAAGAGGAAGGTACGGTTGGCCATGCCCCCCTCACAGTCCAAGGCAAGGGGGATAGGAGTTTCTTGTTCCCATTAAGAGATTGTGGTGGAGGCACAGCCAGCaaatgaggaggggagggaggcctttcagggatgaggaacGGTCCTAATTCCCCACCTGAAAGCAACAAGTTGAATTTTATTGGGGttaataagaaaacaaaaagggggaaagactgACCCGCTTAAAAATACAGCATCCGTGTTTCAGAGGCAGACAGGTCTGGGGTGGGAGAGGGACACCCAGTGAGGGACCAGACCGGTGTGAGGGGGCCACAGGGTTGGAGTTCGGAGAGCGTGGGTGACATGAGActggaaataaaacattttttgtatCCCTCGGGGATGTTAAAAACAAGAGCAAGTTAAAATCGAACTGGGCCATCCTTGGGGaaaggtgggaggggaggggagaaatgggggtggggtggggtggcagctcttgggtctctccccctccccagaggCACCAACCTTGACTGCTTTTGAAAAAGGGAGCCCTTAAGCCATGGGATTTTTTTCTGCCCTCTCCCCGTGCCGAGGCATCATGGGACAACATGGGAGGGAACCGCAAAGTGATTCAGGGAGACAGGGAAttccgccccctccccctccccgtgGCCGTCTCGTCTCCGATTGGCCTCCCCACTGGCCAACGGGAGGCAAGCTCCACATGATCCCCCAGGCCACACcgttgcttccccacccccccacgtTCACAGTTCAGAGAAGTCCATGTGGGTGGCCTGGAGGGTAGGGGGTAAGTGGAGGGGACCTGCCCCCCGGCCCAGCAGCCCCTCAGGATGTGTTGGCGATGGGTCCTGCTCCGTCCCCGGGCGTCACCTGGCTCCTGTCGGTTCCCATTCTCCCCTCACCtgcaaagagagaaaggaaaggccTCAGGTGTAATACTGAACCCTCTACTCCGTTCCCAGAATGCATCAGAGCGGCCTTACTTGAGCATCCATTCGCCCCTGAAAGGAGCAACCCACCCAAGCCCACGATTGTTCTCGCGCCAAATCTCAAGAGGATGAAGGCACTCACTGTGCGAAGTTGTGGAGCCAGGCACACTTCCCACCGAGCTGGCCTGGGATCGAATGTGTGGTGGAATGAGGTTTGTGTTCAACCCTGGCTGGATGGATAGCTCTGCAAGGGAAGAGAGACTGGATCAGCCACACAGGTATCTGTCAAGGGAAGATCAttcttcatgcatctgatgaagtgagtTCTAGTCCACAATTACAAGGAAAAAAATAGGGTGAGGGTGTTTCAGATATTTCCCAGAGGTTCCGAACTGTTGTTAAGAGCTTGAGAGGTTCTTCTTAAAGTTCTGATCAAACAGTTAATAAAAATTGGGATAAAGCTCGCTGAGGCCCACAGAATTACTAACCACGTCACTAATCCAATATTGGTGTGGGGAGACGCTGGGAGTCTCGCAGGGAGTAGGAACAGGTTAGCTACCTCCATTGTGGAGAATACATGGAGCATGACGTTCCActgagtctcaaaccctcagtgagttagggactcccCCTGCATGCGGCAGCAGGCTCCAGCAGAGTGGAAGAATAGTGGGTCCAACACTCAAGAAGGCAATTTCTATACGTGCTGTAGacggaagtgaggggcagatggggcttgtcaacctgggaagggagcccatctaggagaaggaaactctgatcgtaaacctctgctgcctcacAGGATATCTTAAGAAGAAAAAGCCTGCACAAATCTGGAGCGGAGTCCCTAAGGCTGTTGGATAGCACCTTGTACAACtctttccggcaactcctgcagccaagccggTGCCAAACAttgttctgctttcttttggaacacatcagtgaggctgagagggggattCTTATTGTCTGGGCAGTCcaagacctccatgcacactgctcagggctgcaccccagggaggtaacattggtgctgctaacacagtggtttgacttcaccccccggAGGCGAACTCCATTGCCAACAACCATCTTGTGGGATGAGCTTTACATTACTGACCCATAAGCAGGGATAACAAGGACCCAAAATGGGGAGGACAATGAAGCAGCAAAGGAAAAACTGTGGAGTAGCAGAGTAAACTGAATAATCAACATTCAAAAGCATCCACTCAATTCCTGGCTCAGTGAGGCCACATCTGGGGATGGAATTTAACCTGCACCAAAGTCTTCTCTAGCAAATGGTTTGTGCTTCCTCAAGGACCCTGACAATAGGCCCCCCCTGCCTGACACCCCCCTCGACCCCACCGCTCTGCCTGCTTTCCAAGATGCCAACCACTTACCCACAGGGCTGAAGTTGAAGAGGGGGGGCAGGTCGCGGCCGTTGGGCAGCCGAGCATTGGGCTCGCGCAGCTCATCGAAGAAGCTGTTGGCGCAAGCCTCCAGTGGGGAGAGGCGGGTGGCGGGCGTGTACTCCAGCAGCCGGCTGCACAGCGAGATGGCCTCCAGTGGCGTGCGGGGCTTGAACACCTGGCATGGGGGGCACCAGAGGTCATCCACAATGCAATGCAGCTCTACTCCCCCTCCACTTGAAAAATGCTACTTGAGTTGCATGCAAAGGAACAAGTTTCACATGTGCATTTTCTGCAATATGCCCACCTTTATCACAGCCAATGACTTTTAAGCAGAGAACTGCCGGAGTCCCTGGTAAAAGTCTTGAAGAGAGTAGTGTGCGCTCTCAAAGACAGCACGACATAGTGGCTAGAGTTATGTAGCCGGTCTAGGGATAGCAGAGCTCGAGCTCCTGTCCAGTCTTGAAGGTTATCAGGTGACCTTGCACCAGGATCGCTCGttctctccttcgctctctaacctacttcacaggttgGCTGTAAGGATAAAGACCTTTTTTGGCACCCTGAACTCTTCATAAAGAATGGTGGGATAAAtatgtaaataccgtatttttccgtgtataagatgtaGGCTTTTTCCCTAAAATATGTCACAAATTAGgggggggggcgtcttatacacggatacatctcccccccccccattttcttaaatctgagtcccccaaaatagggggcatcttatagacggaaaaatacggtatctgctgtcacagagcagtgttccccaaacttgggtctccagctgttttgggactagagTTCtcgagctgtagtccaaaaacaggtggGAGACCCGAGTTTAGGAAACGCTGACATAGatggaatgattttttttctcctgctgcttcacaAGGTAAGACCCTAACTGATGGGTTCAGGTTATCAACAACAAGCAATTAGAACGTACAGGGTAATGGAGAGTGAAACCTGTGCCGCAGCCTCCCCAAGCAGCTAAAACTCCCCAAACTGTCCCTCTCCAATGATACCCTTgagcagccgggggggggggaagcctcagGCCTAACTAGGCCCACCTGCACTACACCCAGCATTATGCAGTGTCAAGCATTGGGCAGGTAAAGGTACAGCTGCACCAAAAGGAGGTTTGCAGGCACTGCCAATTGGCCGGCTGCTGGGGCGTGCAGAGAATGGTGCTCTGTGCAGCGGGGTGGGAATCACCTGATGCTGTTGTGATGGCAGCTGATTGACAAGtgggcagccccacccacctgcccaacTTGGCCCACCGGGTATGGAGTGGGGAGACAGGGATCCAGCGTAATAGATGCCATTCCCCAAGCCTGTGCAAGAGCCTCCCCCCACTTTGAGCAGAGGACGACAGCAACCTCCACCTACCCCGGCATTTCCCCCATCATCTTTACCTTTATCCAGGGGTGTGCTTTAATCTGGGGAAACTTGAACTCCGTATAGTTGGGATTCATCTCTCGGATCTGTTCTCGCGTTGGTGTCCCCAACAcctttggggggtgggaaagagagaaagaagagggggGGATGTCACACTCAACAATCACAGAAGGGAAATGTATTTTAGTCACAAAGCATGCCGGGATAATGTCTCAGTTCTCCTCTCCTACCCACAATGTCTTACTGCGATCTCGATAGGGTGGGAGGAATTCTGTCCAAATGAAAGGTCacagactggttggacacagagggatggtgggaggaaccagctggggaaaccccaaaggaagaaggctcagaaacTGGcgagtggtgggacaatgatgactGATCGGGGAGAAAAGGAAGATGACTGGGAagaagaggtgtcagaagctgaagaggtaagagAGATTAGCGAGCAGGGAGAGTCTGGCAGAGAGAagtgcagaagctgaagcagaagaggagggaggccaagaggagtccagctggggaagaggcagaggtgtctccccctcctgctgcaactagCTCCCCTCCctcgtctcccagaaccaggagaggcatgaagagggcggagaagttagcttcacacaggtgcagtctcagattgcttggggaaaaccctagtGAGGAGGGAACttgggcagctgtggggaggcagggaccttcagtctcagcaatggcttcatggggcaagacctgccagagataagttgctgtgctcattaggcctgacacgcctgtgcagatcctgttctcactagtaaagagttaactccaacttgctcggtgtgatttactgctggctcactcctgtcaTGAAGGGAAGGATGACCCATAGTCCTCTGTTTGATGTAACAAACCCTTTCTAAGCAGGTATGTCCGTTTTACAGCATAGGAAAGAGTACGCCAGTGGCCTTCAAACTGTGTTCTGGGTGGGGTTCATGTTCTTTTCAGTGGCTCCTCATTGGCAAGATCAGCAAGGGCGATAaccgcttcccccaccccaatacatTTTGTGCACCATCACCTGTCTTCTGTCACATCAGTTGTGCATGAAGGCGAGGTGTGTGACTACAACCCACACGAACCAAGTGGGGGCACACCAGAATTCATATGCAATGCACAGGGTTCACCAGGCAAGAGTAGTTTCCTGAAGGATGTTTGAAAACCACAAGAATGTCTATTTGAATACTTGAGCTGGAGTGGCCCAGCGAGAAAGAGTAAATGATCAATTCGTTACCTTGATGATCTCCACCAGCTGGTCCACTCCACTGTCCCCAGGAAATATAGGCTGCCCCAGAAGCAGCTCTGCCAGCACACAGCCAGCAGACCAGATATCTAGGAAGGAAGCAGATGGGGACTTCATTGAAAGCTGGCCTCCGTGCCTAGAAGTGGAAGTCCTCAACTTTCTCCATTTAGCAATGGGTGGGCACAGGAGAGAGACTCCTGCCACAGATCAGAAGTAGAGTACAAACTCCGCATGTGGAAGGGACCCAGGTCAGATCCTCCAGCATCTCCAATCCAGCTAGTCAGAGTAttttgtctgaaactctggagaaccactgccagtcagtgttggcagcAATGAGCTAGATGGTGCAGACTCTCGAAGGCAGCTTCCTTATAGCAAGGATGGATAacttctggtcctccagatgttcttggaccacaacctctgaggctgatggggtggggagtccaacaacatctgctgaGCCACATgccccccatccctgctttacgaCATAATACCAGCTAGGACGTACTGCATCTCACAATGGATGACGTTTCAGGCATCCACCTCTTCGGGGCATTACAGAATTCAGGAAAGCTTTCTTCTGTCAGCCACCAGGTCCCACTCACTTGTTACAATGAGAGGACATTCACTCTGCAGAGGCGTCTGAACCCCACAGAGATGCAAGATGCAAGGGGTGGCGGGGGGTCAGGCACTCACCTATGTTTGAGGTGTAGTCTGTGGCTCCAAAGATGAGCTCGGGAGCACGATAGTAGCGAGAACAGATGTAGGAAACGTTGGGTTCTCCTCGCACCAACTGCTTTGCACTGAAAAGGGAAACAGAGTATGGATGGGTGTGATAAAGACAGTGAGAGTATGGATGGGTGTGATAAAGACGGTGTGGTGCGGCAGTTAGAgcggtggttctcaaacttttttctatCGGTCACTCTTTCAGTATAAAACTTTGCTTGTGCCACTGAGAagaaatacactggaaaacaCAACTAGGATTGTCCTCAAAATCAcatgatgctcttgctctcattgtGAAAGGATATCTATGTGtattctgcaaaaagaaaaaagaaagatactatacagtggacgctcgggttgcgaacgtgatccgtgcaggatgcatgtttgcaacccacagcgtttgcaacctgcaaCGGCACTGtgtgaccgccaaaacccagaagtaaccccttccagtacttccgggttttggcggtccataacctgaaaaaaatacaacctgaagtgtctgtaacccgaggtatgactgtactacactgaaatgtttgaaTGTTTCTTTTGACtatccttgaatcttcccaccacatTTGCTATCGTCTCCTGCCACACCAGCGTGGCACATCACATCCTTTGAGAACTGagttacggtggtacctctggtcaagaacttaattcgttctggaggtccgtacttaacctgaaactgttcttaacctgaggtaccactttagctaatggggcctcctgctgctgccacgctgccagatcactatttctgttcttatcctgaagcaaagttcttaacccgaggtactatttctggcttagcagagtctgtaacctgaagcgtctgtaacccgaggtaccactgtatagtgtcaGACTAAGAGACCTGGGGTCAAACGCCTCCTCAGCCTTGAAGCTCAGTGAGTGACCTTTCAACCAGCTgcactttctccctctctctttcagcctatcctacctcacaggattgttgtgatgaTCATAGAATcttacagctggaagggacccaagggtcatctagtccaaccccctgcaatgcaggaatctcggctaaagcatccaaggcagatgaccatccaacctctgcttaaaaacctccaaaggaaggagagtctataaCCTCTCATAGGCCTCTGTTCTGCCGCTTtacagctctgtcagaaagtttttccaaatatttagtcagaatctcctgtctACAAcatagtggtacctcaagttagatacgcttcaggttacagacacttcaggttacagactctgctaacccagaaatagtacctcgggttaagaactttgcttcaggatgagaacagaaatcgtgctccggcggtgcggcagaagcaggaggccccattagctaaagtggtgcttcaggttaagaacagtttcaggttaagaacggacctccggaacgaattaagttcataacccgaggtaccactgtatagctcaaGTCTACTCTTTGATTAAGGACTTTTTAATAACCACCTGATGAAGTCACTAATTCATCAATTTAACGAATTAACCGAACAACTTGCATAGTGTAATAATTaaggtgctggactaggactggggagacccaagttcaaactgccactggtgaccttgggctggctattcctctctctctctctccatctcagaGGCCTGATGAGGATGAGAGAAGCAGGGGCCCAAAGCAGGTTTAAGATGTTACCCATAAAAAGGTCAACCAGCATAAAACAACACCAAGTAGCTGCTTCAGTGAGTTATGAAAGCAGCATGAAGTTCGTCCACAGCAAGGtaagctgccagtcattgtaagATGAAAGGGAAGGGAGGACAAAGATGGCCTATGACCACaaaaccagggtggataaaaatcaatggttttttaaaataaataaataagtaaaatcaggttgtttttttatttaaattggatttttaaaaataaaatgcttttggaggaaaaatctttttaaagatagttttctatttaagttgcaTTACAGTCCAAAgattattcatcaggaaataaggatttgttttaagtttgtcAGTCTAAGGTTTGGGTTTTTTCTaaaaatgtttaaccacatcagttaacaaacacgGATACATgtgctatgttgttgttttagttaaataattttttaaattttttattaaggaaatggttatttttctccttccaataaaatacagcagaaaaaagttgtccaaatagaaagttaacttattaaacctcacaataatttcataattatctgtctatgaatttctaatagtataaccaaatcagcagTTTTTTATATAAccgtaaaaactactctgaaaatttattattccaaaaatgaaaccttcatatgGTTGTAAATGTTaatattataccagcaagaatgagtctttctgtaaaaaaatgatttaaatcaagtcttaccgactagtgatttaaatcgtgatttaaatcgatttgatttaaatcaaatctaccTTGCACAGAACACACAAAATTGTATGTAAACCTGCACCCTGAACTCAGAAACCCAACTAACTATGTCAGCCAGCTGCAGCCTTTGTTGATTAAAGACTGGAGCCTATGAGTCTCCATTTCCACCCTGAGATGTCACAGGGTAGTCAAACTGCTGAAGGGAAAAGTTCAGTCAAAAATGTGAAGGGAAGgcactgggaaggaaggaaggaaggaaggaaggaaggaaggaaggaaggaaggaaggaaggatctaATTGGTGGAGAAGCCTCATTTTAATATCTGacgttttattgtatttttaatttttttgctgaaagctgcccagtctggctggggaaacccagcctgatgggcggggtataaatatattattattattatggctgcacatgaaataaaaggtaaaggtaaaggtacccctgcccgtgcgggccagtcttgccagactctagggttgtgcgcccatctcactcaagaggccgggggccagcgctgtccggagacacttccgggtcacgtggccagcgtgacatcgctgctctggcgagccagagccgcacacagaaacactgtttaccttcccgctagtaagcggtccctatttatctacttgcacccggaggtgctttcgaactgctaggttggcaggcgctgggaccgagcaacgggagcgcaccccgccgcggggattcgaaccgccgacctttcgatcggcaagccctaggcgctgaggcttttacccacagcgccacccgcgtcccctggcaCATGAAATAGAGCAACCCAAAGGCAACATCTTCAGTGTCAACATCATCAATATCCCCCACATCTTGCTATTATTATCTGAGGCCTGTAGAATGATGGAGCTATGCAACAGGGAAAAAAGAGGCATGAGAGGCGGCAGAAGTCGAGTTGCACATATGGGTATGAAATAACCAAGCAAACCTCTGGCTGAATATTTTGAGCAAATTATGGGTCACGGACAGAAACAAGTCTACTTGTGTATTTGGAGCACCAGGGTGATTTGTAAATCCATCACACAAGGGCCGAGGTCCATTCTACAGGGGCGTGTGTGCTGGGAACAGCCGCTTCCGTGCCTCTCTCACCTGCCAAAGTCACAAAGCTTCAGTACTGCTGTGTCAGGGTCCACCAGCAGGTTCTGGGGTTTGATGTCCCGATGACACACGCCTTGAGAATGGATGTAAGCAAGACTGCGGAACAGCTGGTACATGTACACCTggttgggagagagggagacgACAGACATTTAGGTTAAAACAGTAACTTAAATGATATAATGCGTACAGAGGTGTTTCACTCAGAGACCCTGGCTCAGACATGGGTGGGGATGCAGCAAGTTAAAAATGCAAGCAAGGGAAAGCACTTTAGGCTTAACATATAACCAACCTATGGAGTTTAATGCCATGGATGATGCAATGGCCGTCAGCATGTCACTCTGGAGCCAGGGATGGGAACCCTATGGATGTGGCCAccgtcagatgttgctggactccaagtcccatcagcccaagctggCCTGCTCcaatggccatggatgatgggagttgtagtccagcaacacctggaggcagccacaggttctccatccttgaacTAAAAGAtttgcagtggcggcgcagcccATGGGGCTTCCTTAATGTCTCAGCGGGCTCGGAAAGAGGAAGGCTGTCCTGCTGCCATTTGCTAAGCTGCTCTGATACTAAACTGAAGGCAAATCAGAGAATCTCAGGAAGCCGTGTGTGTAAAGGCCAATGTCCAGCAGAGGTGAAAAGAGATGTCTGGGAAAGCCAACAGAGGGAGCAGTCTCAGGGGGAAAGAAAGCAGGCCAGAGACAGAAGCCTAAGACGAGAGTAAAAACTCAAAGAgaacaggcacacacacatatcccatTCAAGAAGGCCAAAGTTCACATATTGATTACCAAACAGCCGTCTTCTGGCAGCAACCACCAAAAGCTAGGCATTTTCTTTAAAATTCTGTTTCTGGTATGTTGTAATTACGCATCTATTTGGACTGCTGTTatcctgatattttatttttattttgcctgcattttgttagccgctttgagcatctgcattgctggggtggggagagcggGTTAGAAACCTCAGTGCAAAATAGACTGTGGCACATGGACGTGTTGTTCCCTGCATTTGCCCTGAACGGCGGCACTCTGCAAATGCATAAGAGTCTCATAAGTGGCTGTCATCCACACGAACTAATTagcactgggttgtatccaactgtgGAAAGGCTCTTTGATCCAGTGGAAGCTTCTGTGAATGGGAAAGGGGGGCGGAGGTGATTTATGTAAATTTCCCCTTTTTCCTGCAGCTCCAGTGCCATCTTCCACACTGTTCAAAGGGCCCCCCAACCCACTGGAGGAGATTTGAGGAGGGAGCATGAGGGGAAATCAACAAAATCACATCCCCCTCCACCTTTCTGTTCACTGGGGCCTCTGGCGGTTTAAAGAGCCTTCTGCCACAACCCCATATCTCCACATTCAACTACAATACACCTCTAACTCCCAGCTACCGTGGTTCAACAACACAAATGGGCATCACTGCCACGCCAGAACCATGAAACTCAGTTTAGCCACTGTTGGGCGAAAAAATGCGTCAATGGTCTGACCCAACCTTGCCATTCCTATTAGGATTCCCTACACTCagaaaaagggacgcaggtggcgctgtggtctaaaccacagagcctaggacttgccgatcagaaggtcggcagtttgaatccccgcgatggagtgagctcccgtcgctcggtccctgctcctgccaacctagcagcttgaaagcatgtcaaagtgcaagtagataaataggtacggctccagcaggaaggtaaacagcgtttccgtgtgctgctctggtttgccagaagcggcttagtcatgctggccacatgacccggaagctgtacgccggctccctcagccaataaagcaagatgagcgccgcaagcccagagtcggtcacgactggacctaatggtcaggggtccctttacctttacaatcagAAAAGCTAAAGTGACTTGTGGCATGGTAACAATTTTATTTACACACAGCCTTTCTAGGATGAAAGAAAATCAAACTCAGGCCTGCTTCcaaataaaatcagaaactgccaacaaaacaaaatcagcagTAATTGAAGAAAACAGAACCACAGAAACCTCATCTATGAAGAAGCTTTCAAAGGATTGGAAGTGCcattaaaattcaaaattaaCTGAGAAAAGGGGTGGGATCAGGAAGAGAAGTCTATTGACGTTTAAGATACATTTTATAGGTCAGTACAGATCCTTAAGCAGAGATGTTATTCGCTACTGATAGGGAAACCCCACCAGCAGACAAACTGCACAAAGACAAGGGACCATTCACAGCACATCCCATCAGAAGGAGCAGAAAAAGACCCTTCTCTGCCCTCAAAGACCCCAGGGAGCTTCTGCCAGGCAGACAAGATAATACTGGGCTACAGGGACCCGTAGCTTCACTCTGTATGAGACAGCTTTATATAAATGTACACATATAGTATTTTAGAAACGCAAAATAGTTAATGGGAGTCTAAAAATTAGCTAGAGACAAAAATGTCTGTTATCCTGTTCCATTTGGAACAATTTTTCATGCTTCATAGTtatagtgattttttttctttttgtttttacaaattgCATATCCTGTCACTGTAACCCATCCTTGGACCTTGTGGGAACGGGCAAGTAAGAAAGTATTAGATGAAAAATGAAAACCTCACCCCATTCACTCAGAAAGGTTagcaaaagaaggagaaaagaTAGCTGTGATTGGGAAGGGGCAAAAGGAGTGCCTCAGGGAAGGGCTGTGAAGCCTttaatcctccagatgtttctggcctattattctatttatttgtatccctcctttttccccagaccaggactcaaggaagcttacacaaattaaaacaacacagataaaacacAGAAGGTGAAGAATGTATAAAAGGTGCTAGTTAAAAAGTGATTAAGACTATAATagtattaaaacaatataaaacagatCTATTAAAATTCAGATAGTAAAAAGAGCACAGCACTACTTAAAAGTCCTTTcccttaaataaaaataaatgaactaGAATGTCAATCATCGCTAACCACTGGccgcctg contains:
- the GSK3A gene encoding glycogen synthase kinase-3 alpha isoform X2, producing the protein MEIRARWAQGDSGKVTTVVATPGQGPDRPQEVSYSDIKVIGNGSFGVVYQARLADSGELVAIKKVLQDKRFKNRELQIMRKLDHCNIVRLRYFFYSSGEKKDEVYLNLVLDFVPETVYRVARHFTKAKQTIPVIYVKVYMYQLFRSLAYIHSQGVCHRDIKPQNLLVDPDTAVLKLCDFGSAKQLVRGEPNVSYICSRYYRAPELIFGATDYTSNIDIWSAGCVLAELLLGQPIFPGDSGVDQLVEIIKVLGTPTREQIREMNPNYTEFKFPQIKAHPWIKVFKPRTPLEAISLCSRLLEYTPATRLSPLEACANSFFDELREPNARLPNGRDLPPLFNFSPVELSIQPGLNTNLIPPHIRSQASSVGSVPGSTTSHSEGRMGTDRSQVTPGDGAGPIANTS